The following proteins are encoded in a genomic region of Candidatus Leptovillus gracilis:
- a CDS encoding carbohydrate kinase family protein, producing MKIVITGSIAFDYLMHFPGKFTDSLVAESLHKVSLSFLVDSMKKHRGGTAPNIAYTLALLGSRPSILATAGQDFGDYRQWLDGLGVDTSPIIEIPDDFTASFFVSTDDAQNQIATFYTGAMAHAKSLTFAQYAADANLAIISPNDPDAMRAYALECKALGIPYIYDPSQQTARLNGDDLAQGLDGAALLAVNDYEYDLIRDKTGLSDADIRQRVGGLLITKGKDGAYLLADGQEYLVPIVPPRQVVEPTGAGDAFRAGLMRGMELGLPWPVAGRMGALAATYVLEQVGTQNHYFTPAEFVARYREHFDDEGALDLLLGIGG from the coding sequence ATGAAAATTGTCATCACCGGCTCCATCGCCTTCGATTATTTGATGCACTTCCCGGGCAAATTCACCGACTCCCTCGTCGCCGAAAGTCTGCACAAGGTCAGCCTGAGCTTCCTGGTAGACAGCATGAAAAAGCATCGCGGCGGCACAGCCCCCAACATCGCCTATACGCTGGCCTTACTCGGTTCGCGGCCCAGCATCTTAGCCACCGCCGGCCAGGATTTCGGCGATTATCGTCAGTGGCTGGATGGCCTGGGAGTGGATACGTCCCCCATCATCGAAATTCCCGACGATTTCACCGCCTCTTTTTTCGTCAGCACCGATGACGCGCAAAACCAGATTGCCACCTTTTACACCGGGGCGATGGCTCATGCCAAAAGCCTCACGTTTGCCCAATACGCCGCCGACGCCAACCTGGCGATCATCTCGCCCAACGACCCGGACGCCATGCGCGCCTATGCCCTGGAATGCAAAGCGTTGGGCATCCCCTACATTTATGACCCCAGCCAACAAACCGCTCGCCTGAACGGCGACGATTTGGCGCAAGGACTGGATGGCGCGGCGCTCCTGGCTGTCAACGATTATGAATACGACCTGATCCGTGACAAAACTGGCCTGAGCGACGCCGATATTCGGCAGCGGGTGGGTGGTTTGCTCATCACCAAAGGTAAAGATGGCGCTTATCTGCTGGCCGATGGGCAGGAGTACCTTGTGCCGATTGTGCCGCCGCGCCAGGTGGTGGAGCCAACCGGCGCCGGCGACGCCTTCCGCGCCGGGTTGATGCGCGGTATGGAATTGGGGCTGCCCTGGCCGGTAGCCGGGCGCATGGGCGCATTGGCCGCCACCTACGTGCTGGAACAAGTCGGCACGCAAAATCATTATTTCACGCCGGCCGAATTTGTGGCCCGTTATCGTGAGCATTTCGATGACGAAGGGGCGTTGGATTTGTTATTAGGAATTGGGGGATAG
- a CDS encoding glycosyltransferase family 2 protein — MKLSVIICCYNEKATIQEVIHQTQAVDLGPGWDREILVVDNFSTDGTREILQQIADPEIRIFFHERNMGKGMSIRTGIENMTGDYMIIQDADKEYDPAEHARFCRKVEETGAAAIFGSRILGGRAIYEYAHAYWGIRTLTAMTNILFGGHLTDVGTATKMVRADVVKSLNLTTTDFNLDFELPDKILLAGYEILEIPISYDPRTYAEGKKITVKDGLRAMLTMLRDRLGVTAVLKSDVKPQAHNKVVTSQANLRD, encoded by the coding sequence ATGAAATTATCTGTCATCATCTGCTGCTACAACGAAAAAGCAACCATCCAGGAAGTTATCCACCAGACCCAGGCGGTGGATTTAGGCCCCGGTTGGGACCGCGAAATTCTCGTTGTGGACAATTTTTCCACCGACGGCACACGGGAAATCCTGCAACAAATCGCCGACCCGGAAATCCGCATCTTCTTCCATGAACGCAACATGGGCAAAGGCATGTCCATCCGCACCGGCATTGAAAACATGACCGGCGACTACATGATCATCCAGGATGCCGACAAAGAGTACGACCCGGCCGAACACGCCCGCTTCTGCCGCAAAGTGGAAGAGACCGGCGCTGCCGCCATTTTTGGTTCGCGCATTTTGGGTGGCCGGGCCATTTACGAATATGCCCACGCCTATTGGGGCATCCGCACCCTGACGGCCATGACGAATATTCTCTTTGGCGGCCACCTCACCGACGTGGGCACAGCCACCAAAATGGTCCGCGCCGACGTGGTAAAATCGCTCAACCTGACAACCACCGACTTCAACCTGGATTTTGAACTGCCGGACAAAATTTTGTTGGCCGGTTACGAAATTCTGGAAATTCCCATCAGCTACGACCCGCGCACCTACGCCGAGGGCAAGAAAATTACCGTCAAAGATGGCTTACGCGCCATGTTGACCATGCTGCGGGACAGGTTGGGGGTAACGGCCGTGCTTAAGAGCGACGTTAAGCCCCAGGCGCATAATAAGGTTGTCACCAGCCAGGCCAACCTGCGTGACTGA